The Brachyhypopomus gauderio isolate BG-103 chromosome 7, BGAUD_0.2, whole genome shotgun sequence genome has a window encoding:
- the ndor1 gene encoding NADPH-dependent diflavin oxidoreductase 1 translates to MSSPTLLVLYGSQTGTAQDTAERIGRQAQRRRVGVRVHALDTYNVANLISESLVVFVCSTTGQGDPPDNMKNFWRFLFRKSLPTASLCRLEYAVLGLGDSSYAKFNFVAKKLHKRLQQLGASALLPVGLADDQHDLGPDAVIDPWLVLFWQKTVSLYPLPAGTTPLDDQDPLPPRYVFHFVDDITEKLVEQPLPPDSHAPPSSAHPFPARVLSNQRVTDPSHFQDVRLIEFDITGSNIQYVAGDVMMMRPFNSPEDVAQFCQLLRLDPDRYFTLAPTDGSTAPVPARLPRPCAVRYLVERYLDVAAVPRRSFFELLATLATDELERGKLVELSSPQGQDDLHSYCTRPRRTALEVLADFPHTTAELSVNYLLDLFPEIQPRSFSISSSLLAHPKRIQILVAVVKYKTRLHKARKGLCSSWLASLDPAQGEVSVPLWVKKGGLKFPQDPDSPVIMVGPGTGVAPFRAAIQERIAQGKTGNVLFFGCRSESKDFYCRTEWEEKVQAGHMTLFTAFSRDQEDKIYVQHRIKEQAKLLWDLVGNRNAFFYIAGNAKQMPAAVCDALKEVFQQGGGVTESQAQEMLNGMEKAGRFQSETWS, encoded by the exons atgtcGAGTCCCACGCTCCTGGTTTTGTACGGCAGTCAGACGGGCACGGCCCAGGACACGGCTGAACGGATCGGGCGTCAGGCCCAGAGGCGGAGGGTGGGAGTGCGTGTGCATGCTCTGGACACTTACAATGTG GCGAACCTGATATCGGAGTCTCTCGTGGTGTTTGTTTGCTCCACCACAGGGCAGGGTGACCCTCCAGATAACATGAAG AACTTCTGGAGGTTTCTGTTCCGAAAGTCTCTGCCAACTGCTTCTCTCTGTCGTCTGGAGTACGCAGTGCTTGGCCTGGGGGACTCTTCTTATGCCAA GTTCAACTTTGTGGCTAAGAAGCTGCATAAGCGCCTGCAGCAGCTGGGTGCGTCTGCGCTCCTCCCTGTTGGACTGGCGGACGATCAGCACGACCTGGG GCCAGACGCAGTGATTGACCCCTGGTTGGTGTTGTTCTGGCAGAAGACTGTGTCTTTATACCCCCTGCCTGCTGGCACAACTCCGCTGGATGACCAAGATCC ACTTCCTCCTCGCTATGTTTTCCATTTCGTTGATGACATCACAGAGAAGCTAGTTGAGCAGCCCCTCCCACCTGACAGCCACGCCCCGCCCTCTTCAGCGCACCCCTTTCCAGCACGAGTGTTGTCCAATCAGAGAGTGACAGACCCTTCTCATTTCCAGGATGTGAGGCTCATCGAGTTTGACATCACAGGCTCAAACATCCA GTACGTCGCAGGAGATGTCATGATGATGAGACCTTTTAATTCCCCAGAAGACGTAGCGCAGTTTTGCCAGCTGCTGAGACTTGATCCTGATCGCTACTTCACACTCGCTCCTACTGACGGCAGCACAG CTCCTGTCCCGGCGCGCCTGCCCCGGCCCTGTGCCGTCCGCTACCTGGTGGAGCGTTACCTGGACGTGGCCGCCGTGCCCCGGCGCTCCTTCTTCGAACTGCTCGCCACGCTGGCCACCGACGAGCTGGAGCGGGGCAAGCTGGTGGAGCTGAGCTCGCCGCAGGGCCAGGACGACCTGCACAGCTACTGCACACGGCCCCGCCGAACGGCCCTGGAG GTCCTCGCTGACTTCCCTCACACGACGGCTGAGCTGAGCGTGAACTATCTGCTGGATTTGTTCCCTGAAATCCAGCCTCgctccttctccatctcctcttctctcctg GCTCACCCAAAGCGGATCCAGATCCTGGTGGCTGTGGTGAAGTATAAAACCAGACTTCACAAGGCACGGAAAGGCTTGTGCTCTTCCTGGCTGGCGTCTCTGGACCCTGCTCAGG GTGAGGTCAGCGTGCCTCTGTGGGTGAAGAAAGGTGGTCTGAAGTTTCCTCAGGACCCAGACTCACCCGTGATAATGGTGGGGCCTGGAACAGGGGTTGCCCCTTTCAGAGCTGCCATTCAGGAGAGAATCGCTCAGGGTAAAACAG GTAACGTGCTGTTCTTCGGTTGCCGGTCCGAGTCCAAAGATTTCTACTGCCGCACAGAGTGGGAGGAGAAGGTTCAAGCTGGTCACATGACCCTGTTCACTGCATTCTCCAGAGATCAG GAGGACAAAATCTATGTTCAGCACAGAATAAAGGAACAGGCCAAACTTTTATGGGACCTGGTTGGGAACAGGAATGCGTTCTTCTACATAGCAGG GAACG